The Gouania willdenowi chromosome 3, fGouWil2.1, whole genome shotgun sequence genome includes a region encoding these proteins:
- the LOC114453938 gene encoding potassium voltage-gated channel subfamily G member 4-like translates to MPIISNANHDFSAYSISSDDSSLDRFFTEIPETETLKGVYFQRAQLLRDPKASHVVDHTLQVLINVGGNRYTFPWSTLDQFPQSRLGRLRFCTTPEEIAHLCDDYDETRREYFFDRNPTAFRVILNFLAAGKLRLLRELCAVSLHDELDYWGVDPGHMERCCRRRMITRVEERAERERKEEEWRQKRIRLKKSCRKAEKGYRKLIPLLREVVENPHSGLAGKIFACLSIVMVMVTVISLCISTMPDLRAEETRGECSLKCHSMFVVESICVAWFTLEFVLRFINAQSKWAFARGPLNIIDAIAILPYYVSLVVDVRDQSQEDIIMGSGRGYLDKLSLILRLLRALRILYVMRLARHSLGLQTLGLTMQRSMREFGLLLLFVCVAVTLYSPLVHLAESELAPFAAVHPHHSFSSIPASYWWAIISMTTVGYGDMVPRSIPGQIVALTSILSGILIMAFPATSIFHTFSRSYQELKQEYKRLWKEEKDEDDANQMNNHPPPSDCTLSASRGDKPALNKTQEFKLPSSAF, encoded by the exons ATGCCCATCATCAGTAATGCCAACCATGACTTCAGCGCCTACTCCATCAGCAGTGACGACAGCAGCCTGGACCGCTTCTTCACGGAGATCCCTGAGACTGAAACCCTCAAAGGCGTATATTTCCAGCGCGCTCAGCTGCTTCGTGACCCCAAGGCCTCACACGTGGTCGACCACACCCTGCAGGTGCTCATCAATGTCGGGGGAAACCGCTACACCTTCCCCTGGAGCACCCTGGACCAGTTTCCCCAAAGCAGACTGGGACGCCTGCGGTTCTGCACCACACCAGAGGAGATCGCCCATCTCTGCGACGATTACGACGAAACTCGACGGGAATATTTTTTCGACCGAAACCCAACTGCTTTCAGGGTTATCCTTAACTTCCTGGCGGCGGGAAAATTGCGTCTGCTTCGAGAACTGTGTGCGGTGTCGCTGCACGATGAGTTGGACTACTGGGGAGTGGACCCGGGACACATGGAGCGCTGCTGCCGCCGCCGAATGATCACCCGTGTGGAGGAGAGGGCGGAGCGGGAGCGGAAGGAGGAGGAATGGCGGCAGAAGAGGATAAGACTAAAAAAGAGCTGCAGGAAGGCGGAGAAGGGTTACCGAAAGCTGATCCCACTGCTGCGGGAGGTGGTGGAAAACCCTCACTCGGGACTTGCCGGCAAGATCTTCGCCTGTCTGTCCATCGTCATGGTGATGGTCACCGTCATCAGCCTGTGCATCAGCACCATGCCTGACCTCAGAGCCGAGGAAACCAGG ggcGAGTGCTCCCTAAAGTGCCACAGCATGTTTGTGGTGGAGTCCATCTGCGTGGCCTGGTTCACCCTTGAGTTTGTGCTGCGCTTCATCAACGCTCAGAGTAAGTGGGCCTTCGCACGCGGCCCTCTCAACATCATTGACGCCATTGCCATCCTGCCGTACTACGTGTCTCTGGTGGTGGACGTACGTGACCAGTCTCAGGAGGACATCATTATGGGCTCCGGCCGAGGTTACCTGGACAAGCTGAGCCTGATCCTGCGGCTGCTGCGAGCTCTGCGGATCCTGTACGTGATGCGTCTGGCTCGCCATTCGCTGGGCCTGCAGACGCTGGGGCTGACCATGCAGCGCAGCATGCGTGAGTTCGGCCTTCTGCTGCTTTTCGTCTGCGTCGCCGTCACCCTCTACTCGCCTCTAGTCCACCTGGCCGAGAGCGAGCTGGCGCCGTTCGCAGCCGTGCATCCTCACCACAGCTTCAGCAGCATCCCGGCCTCCTACTGGTGGGCCATCATCTCTATGACGACAGTGGGCTACGGCGACATGGTCCCACGCAGCATCCCCGGACAGATTGTGGCGCTGACCAGCATCCTGAGCGGCATCCTCATCATGGCGTTTCCGGCCACCTCCATCTTCCACACCTTCTCGCGCTCGTACCAAGAGCTGAAGCAGGAGTACAAGCGGCTGTGGAAGGAAGAGAAAGACGAAGACGACGCCAACCAGATGAATAACCATCCGCCACCGAGTGATTGCACATTGTCTGCATCCCGAGGAGACAAGCCAGCGTTGAACAAGACTCAAGAATTCAAACTTCCTTCCTCTGCTTTCTAA
- the LOC114454035 gene encoding gamma-aminobutyric acid receptor-associated protein-like 2 translates to MTSTFKEDHSHDHRCAEAVKICSKYPDRVPVIIEKVPGSQIVDIDKRKYLVPSDITVGQLMCIIRKRIRLPSEKSIFLFVSRTVPQSSMTMGQLYDREKDEDGFLYVEYSGENTFGY, encoded by the exons ATGACATCGACGTTCAAAGAGGACCACTCGCACG ATCATCGATGCGCAGAAGCCGTTAAGATCTGCAGCAAGTACCCGGACCGCGTTCCA GTGATCATTGAGAAGGTCCCTGGCTCTCAGATCGTGGACATCGATAAGAGGAAGTATCTGGTGCCGTCGGACATCACGGTGGGTCAGCTCATGTGTATCATCAGGAAACGCATCCGGCTGCCGTCGGAGAAGTCCATCTTCCTGTTCGTGTCCAGGACGGTGCCACAGTCCAG CATGACGATGGGGCAGCTGTACGACAGGGAGAAGGACGAGGACGGCTTCTTGTACGTGGAGTACAGCGGCGAGAACACCTTTGGTTATTAA